A single genomic interval of Brevibacillus brevis harbors:
- a CDS encoding malate:quinone oxidoreductase — protein sequence MSSIQQKTDVILIGAGVMSATLGALLKELAPELEIKVFEKLAKAGEESSNEWNNAGTGHAALCELNYTSEKADGSIDISKAIKINEHFHLSRQFWAYLVKNNLIQNPQDFIMPIPHMSMVQGEKNVSFLKKRFEALANNPLFQGMEYSDDPEKLKEWIPLIMEGRASNEPIAATKIDSGTDVNFGALTRMLFDYLKTKDVAINYNHAVEDIKRTSDGMWKLKVYNMATGNIEDHIAKFVFIGGGGGSLHLLQKTGIPESKHIGGFPVSGLFMVCKNQEVVEQHHAKVYGKAKVGAPPMSVPHLDTRYIDNKKSLLFGPFAGFSPKFLKTGSNMDLITSVKPNNVITMLAAGVKEMALTKYLIEQVMLSHEKRMEELREFIPNAKSEEWDIVVAGQRVQVIKDTPAGKGTLQFGTEVVSAADGSVAALLGASPGASTAVQVMLEVLEKCFPQRMAEWEPKIKEMIPSYGVSLLQNQELLQEIQRSTDEALGLVEKELAYS from the coding sequence ATGAGCTCCATACAGCAAAAAACAGACGTTATTTTGATTGGTGCAGGGGTCATGAGCGCAACTCTGGGAGCATTACTGAAAGAATTGGCACCGGAGTTGGAAATCAAAGTTTTTGAGAAACTCGCAAAAGCAGGCGAAGAAAGCTCTAACGAATGGAATAATGCGGGTACTGGCCACGCGGCACTCTGTGAGCTGAACTATACATCCGAGAAAGCTGACGGATCTATAGATATTAGCAAAGCGATTAAAATCAATGAACATTTTCATCTGTCCAGACAATTCTGGGCTTACCTTGTAAAAAACAATCTCATCCAAAATCCGCAAGACTTTATCATGCCGATACCTCATATGAGTATGGTACAAGGCGAAAAGAATGTAAGCTTTTTGAAAAAACGTTTTGAGGCGCTGGCAAACAATCCTCTCTTTCAAGGGATGGAATACTCCGATGACCCTGAAAAACTGAAGGAATGGATTCCGCTCATCATGGAAGGCCGCGCATCGAATGAACCAATAGCTGCAACCAAAATCGACTCTGGTACGGATGTCAATTTTGGTGCTTTGACACGTATGTTGTTTGATTACCTGAAGACGAAAGACGTCGCGATTAACTACAACCATGCTGTTGAGGATATCAAACGTACGAGCGACGGCATGTGGAAATTGAAAGTGTACAATATGGCTACCGGTAACATCGAAGACCATATTGCCAAATTCGTCTTTATCGGCGGTGGCGGCGGAAGCTTGCACTTGCTCCAAAAAACCGGTATTCCAGAGTCCAAACATATTGGCGGTTTCCCGGTAAGCGGATTGTTCATGGTTTGTAAAAATCAGGAAGTGGTAGAGCAGCACCATGCAAAAGTGTACGGTAAAGCAAAGGTCGGCGCTCCTCCAATGTCGGTACCGCATCTGGATACCAGATACATCGACAACAAGAAATCCTTGCTGTTTGGACCTTTTGCGGGATTCTCGCCAAAGTTCTTAAAAACAGGTTCCAATATGGATTTGATCACTTCCGTAAAACCGAACAACGTCATCACGATGTTGGCGGCAGGCGTAAAAGAAATGGCATTGACCAAATACTTGATCGAGCAAGTTATGTTATCGCATGAAAAGCGCATGGAAGAACTACGGGAGTTCATTCCGAATGCGAAAAGCGAAGAGTGGGATATCGTGGTAGCCGGTCAACGCGTGCAAGTTATCAAGGATACACCAGCAGGAAAAGGTACCCTTCAATTTGGTACAGAAGTGGTTAGTGCCGCTGATGGCTCCGTAGCTGCATTGCTCGGCGCATCTCCTGGTGCTTCTACAGCTGTTCAGGTTATGCTTGAGGTATTAGAAAAATGCTTCCCGCAACGTATGGCAGAGTGGGAACCGAAAATCAAAGAAATGATTCCTTCTTATGGCGTGTCACTCTTGCAAAACCAAGAGCTTCTTCAAGAGATTCAACGTTCGACAGACGAGGCGCTTGGTCTCGTTGAAAAAGAACTGGCTTATAGTTAA
- a CDS encoding RtcB family protein, whose translation MSNTPIKYFINPEVKVENNAVEELHRLLEVNETIVTLQKHSPDYFDDQDAGVLEVAITPDFHKGSGIPVGTTLFTRGFVLPQAIGNDINCGMRLYVTDLREEQIRTNLDAIERNVRHVFFEGGRNIPMTRQMREKMFKEGLIGILDSHKEANGEGIWRYYNEKQQELDLNHVNKMGSFIAESTIGLDDFLGPAELSRDAQIGSLGGGNHFFEIQVVKKVHQGSIASQWGLKEGQVVLMIHTGSVSIGYNSGAWIKEMLKKMYPTSLKHPDNGMYPLPLSERFEPQWRMFWSLLYNAANFAFANRLMLGLMMYKSISDVLGDFEHRLLYDAPHNYLWEEQLEQVGGFLHRKGSCTAKSAEQMMGTPFQYTGEPVFIPGSMGSHSFILAGLGNRDSLFSASHGAGRALSRGDAVKVDDDRFREFLANFRVINPIDPKRADLRGRSDILKKWEEELKKEAPYAYKDITPVIQSHVDHGMAEIVAEVAPIATVKG comes from the coding sequence TTGAGCAACACTCCGATTAAATATTTCATCAATCCGGAAGTAAAAGTAGAAAACAATGCGGTAGAGGAGCTTCATCGACTTTTAGAGGTGAATGAAACCATTGTAACGCTGCAAAAGCATTCCCCCGATTATTTTGACGATCAAGATGCTGGGGTTTTAGAGGTAGCCATTACACCCGACTTTCACAAAGGAAGCGGTATTCCTGTAGGCACGACGCTGTTTACGCGTGGGTTTGTGCTGCCGCAAGCGATTGGCAACGATATTAACTGCGGGATGCGTCTGTATGTTACGGATTTGCGCGAGGAGCAGATTCGCACAAATCTGGATGCGATTGAGCGGAATGTTCGCCATGTTTTTTTCGAAGGGGGCCGTAATATTCCCATGACGCGGCAGATGCGCGAGAAAATGTTCAAGGAAGGCCTGATCGGCATACTGGACAGCCACAAGGAAGCGAATGGCGAGGGGATTTGGCGTTATTACAACGAGAAGCAGCAGGAGCTGGATTTGAACCATGTCAATAAAATGGGGTCTTTTATCGCAGAATCGACGATTGGCCTCGATGATTTTCTCGGTCCTGCCGAGCTTTCCCGGGATGCACAAATCGGCTCACTTGGCGGAGGGAATCATTTTTTTGAGATTCAGGTGGTCAAAAAAGTGCATCAGGGCTCAATCGCCAGTCAGTGGGGGCTGAAGGAAGGGCAAGTCGTCCTGATGATTCATACCGGCTCTGTTTCCATTGGTTATAACAGCGGTGCATGGATCAAGGAGATGCTGAAAAAGATGTACCCGACTTCCTTGAAGCACCCGGATAACGGCATGTATCCACTGCCTCTTTCGGAGCGTTTCGAACCACAGTGGAGAATGTTTTGGAGTCTCCTGTACAATGCGGCGAACTTTGCGTTTGCCAATCGATTGATGCTCGGTCTGATGATGTACAAATCGATTTCCGATGTGTTGGGCGATTTTGAACATAGGCTGCTGTACGATGCGCCTCATAATTATTTGTGGGAGGAACAGTTGGAGCAGGTGGGCGGATTTTTGCATCGAAAAGGATCGTGTACGGCGAAATCGGCCGAGCAAATGATGGGTACGCCGTTTCAGTATACGGGTGAACCTGTGTTTATCCCCGGTTCTATGGGCTCGCACAGCTTTATTTTGGCGGGGCTTGGCAATCGGGATAGCTTGTTTAGCGCAAGCCATGGAGCTGGTCGTGCACTTTCTCGCGGCGATGCTGTGAAAGTGGACGATGACAGATTTCGCGAGTTTCTTGCCAACTTCCGTGTGATCAATCCGATTGACCCGAAGCGGGCGGACTTGCGTGGACGGAGCGATATTTTGAAGAAATGGGAAGAAGAGCTGAAAAAAGAGGCGCCGTATGCGTACAAGGATATTACCCCGGTGATTCAGTCGCATGTGGATCATGGGATGGCTGAGATTGTAGCCGAAGTGGCGCCGATTGCCACAGTGAAAGGGTAA
- a CDS encoding S8 family serine peptidase — MKKMRTLASLTLAASLMLSGLPYNALAAAEFSERDWEKVNEYTNAEVEIGSEISKISPLLNTSSSKNVSVIIELQSEPSITAKHSEGSESSVRSLRAKVEDEQASFLDEAKDNKVKLKVKRKFEHVFNGMEVTVSADELEELAELPQVKRIYQNTYYELPEIDAVSEKASATKWDQAPLQQIGVLDMWKDGLTGKGLKVGVIDTGVDYKHPDLKDAYKGGYDSFDNDKDPYEEAPIPVEDDRDGKGYEGSSHGTHVSGTIVGRAKNRTSDVQVKGVAHGADLYVYRVLGRGGGSSAQVIDGIEKAVKDGMDVINLSLGAAMEKNSDSPDAIAVNNAVLSGVITVVSGGNSADDERGRHYYTAGSPSGARLPITVAAVDSPTVQYDSSATSSFGANYEFPVMAWQVRKDNFSSIIGTKPLPVVYANLGSRSDFEKANVKGKVALVSRGTLGFTEKIENARKAGAVAIVVFNGNDADGDGVADLDIADREGYVNTILGDQIEAIPTFDMKGLEGRTLAKELLADPEKAKTLTFTFSGNYPSTNDPGDRIAGFSSRGPIMGDDYSIKPNLAAPGVAVLSSYPSWSKLIPDAKYDKAYARLNGTSMAAPHVSGLALLLKQAHPDWTPADIKAALANTSKPLYSPDGTLYDVYSQGAGRVNGYAASKTPAVLTTVEQLTILGEDFEPKTIPYYADNVSFGLLKAGSNTVTKTLQLKNLSKKEVSYEAEVIMHPSVTTDPYKPGSKTPDVDDIDVEISDDSISAKKGDATTFELNLSVDSDAKDGVYEGEVLLKAKGNPDLRLPFAVHVGDKREDTNFGFDNLKLSDTTITPDGDGEEDSFTLEAELQAKDVNQISVEAWDMDDKYVGTLASVFNNYALIAPGPITFSNLDGTYYDGSQVAKKLDPGKYKLKLVGRSVDQSKPKGEQIVKEYEAWKSFMIKASNKNAVLSKVVEEAIEQFEIEIANTTELDQPVLALPEESADVTYQVTKSSDEALIDDEGILKELPAEGEETVTLYVTITSKEDESVTETVKVKVTLEAEVE; from the coding sequence ATGAAGAAGATGCGTACTCTCGCTTCTCTTACGCTTGCAGCATCACTCATGCTGAGTGGCCTTCCTTACAATGCACTGGCAGCGGCGGAGTTTAGCGAACGGGATTGGGAGAAAGTAAACGAATATACCAACGCGGAAGTAGAGATTGGCTCCGAAATCTCGAAAATCTCCCCTCTGCTGAACACCAGTTCCAGCAAAAACGTCAGTGTCATTATTGAGCTGCAAAGTGAGCCTTCGATCACAGCTAAACACAGTGAAGGTTCAGAATCTTCCGTTAGATCATTACGAGCGAAAGTAGAGGATGAGCAAGCCTCCTTCCTCGATGAAGCAAAAGACAACAAGGTCAAACTGAAGGTAAAGCGCAAGTTTGAGCATGTATTCAACGGGATGGAAGTAACGGTGTCAGCCGACGAGTTGGAAGAGCTGGCTGAACTGCCACAGGTGAAGCGCATTTATCAAAATACGTATTATGAGCTTCCCGAAATTGATGCCGTTAGCGAGAAAGCATCGGCCACCAAATGGGATCAAGCCCCTCTCCAACAAATTGGCGTTCTCGATATGTGGAAGGATGGTCTGACAGGGAAAGGATTGAAGGTCGGCGTCATCGATACGGGTGTCGATTACAAGCACCCTGATCTCAAGGATGCCTATAAAGGCGGATATGACTCCTTCGACAATGACAAAGACCCTTATGAAGAAGCGCCAATTCCTGTGGAGGATGACCGCGATGGAAAAGGATATGAAGGCTCCAGCCATGGAACTCACGTCTCCGGCACCATCGTAGGACGCGCCAAAAACAGGACCTCAGATGTACAGGTAAAAGGGGTTGCCCACGGTGCAGACCTCTACGTCTACCGTGTATTGGGCCGAGGCGGCGGTAGCTCCGCTCAGGTCATCGACGGTATCGAAAAAGCGGTGAAAGACGGCATGGACGTCATTAACCTGTCGCTTGGCGCCGCTATGGAGAAGAACTCTGACTCCCCGGATGCCATCGCTGTGAATAACGCGGTACTGTCTGGTGTGATCACGGTTGTATCGGGCGGGAACTCCGCCGACGATGAACGCGGCAGACATTATTACACCGCGGGATCACCTTCTGGAGCGAGGCTGCCGATCACAGTTGCAGCGGTAGACTCTCCTACCGTGCAATATGACAGCTCAGCAACCTCGTCCTTCGGAGCCAATTACGAATTCCCTGTGATGGCATGGCAGGTCAGAAAGGATAACTTCTCCTCCATCATCGGAACCAAACCGCTGCCAGTCGTCTATGCCAACCTTGGCTCTCGCAGCGATTTTGAAAAAGCAAATGTAAAAGGCAAAGTCGCTCTCGTTTCTCGTGGTACCCTTGGCTTCACGGAAAAAATCGAAAACGCCCGAAAAGCTGGTGCTGTCGCTATCGTGGTCTTTAATGGTAACGACGCCGACGGGGATGGCGTAGCTGACCTGGATATCGCCGATCGCGAGGGCTATGTCAACACGATCCTGGGTGACCAGATCGAAGCGATTCCTACCTTTGATATGAAGGGTCTGGAAGGCCGGACACTGGCGAAAGAGTTGCTGGCTGACCCTGAGAAAGCGAAAACATTGACGTTTACGTTCTCCGGAAACTACCCAAGCACAAATGATCCTGGCGACCGCATTGCCGGATTTAGCTCACGTGGTCCAATCATGGGTGACGATTACAGCATCAAGCCGAATCTGGCTGCGCCAGGTGTGGCCGTTCTGTCCAGCTATCCATCTTGGAGCAAGCTGATCCCTGACGCCAAGTACGACAAGGCGTACGCTCGTCTAAACGGTACAAGTATGGCGGCTCCGCACGTTTCCGGTCTCGCCCTGCTGTTGAAACAGGCACATCCAGATTGGACGCCTGCCGATATCAAGGCAGCACTTGCGAACACCTCAAAACCGCTGTATAGCCCAGACGGCACACTGTACGATGTGTACTCCCAAGGTGCAGGCCGCGTAAACGGCTACGCTGCATCGAAAACACCTGCTGTTCTGACAACGGTAGAGCAGCTCACCATTTTGGGCGAAGATTTTGAGCCGAAGACCATTCCGTATTATGCGGACAACGTTTCCTTTGGCTTGCTGAAGGCTGGCAGCAATACTGTCACGAAAACGCTCCAACTGAAAAACCTGTCCAAGAAAGAAGTTTCTTATGAAGCAGAAGTGATCATGCATCCGTCCGTCACGACAGATCCGTACAAGCCAGGCTCCAAAACGCCAGATGTCGATGACATCGATGTGGAAATCTCCGACGATTCCATCTCCGCTAAAAAAGGCGATGCGACCACATTTGAGCTCAACCTGTCCGTTGACTCCGATGCAAAAGACGGCGTGTATGAAGGGGAAGTCTTGCTGAAAGCGAAAGGCAACCCTGACCTGCGCCTGCCGTTTGCTGTACACGTGGGAGACAAGCGTGAGGATACCAACTTCGGTTTCGATAACCTGAAGCTGTCCGATACGACAATCACGCCTGATGGCGATGGCGAGGAAGATTCGTTCACACTCGAAGCCGAGCTGCAAGCTAAAGACGTGAACCAGATCTCTGTTGAAGCATGGGACATGGACGATAAATACGTCGGTACGCTTGCATCCGTGTTCAACAATTACGCGCTGATTGCACCGGGCCCTATCACCTTCTCTAATCTCGATGGTACTTACTACGATGGTAGCCAAGTAGCGAAGAAGCTCGATCCAGGCAAATACAAGCTGAAGCTCGTCGGTCGAAGTGTTGACCAAAGCAAGCCGAAGGGCGAACAGATTGTAAAAGAATACGAGGCTTGGAAATCCTTCATGATTAAAGCATCGAATAAAAACGCGGTCTTGTCCAAGGTAGTTGAGGAAGCCATAGAGCAATTCGAGATTGAGATTGCGAACACCACAGAGCTGGATCAGCCAGTGCTTGCCCTGCCGGAAGAAAGCGCTGATGTGACTTATCAGGTGACAAAGAGCTCTGATGAGGCGCTTATCGATGACGAGGGGATTCTGAAGGAGCTGCCTGCCGAAGGGGAAGAGACCGTTACGCTGTATGTGACGATTACTTCTAAGGAAGATGAGTCGGTGACGGAGACTGTGAAGGTGAAAGTGACGTTGGAAGCGGAAGTAGAGTAG
- a CDS encoding ankyrin repeat domain-containing protein, producing MIKLKDIGAFEELPEIAMHIYQGNVPALQDAIAAGWDIEESFVLSKYTTISPLDLALVSEKLEVVKLLVEHGVNLNVKNNPAFLMAVRYCKEEIVRYVAAQGAKLDMLNQVRSGAYSQAYYGNKKNIPLIQELGLDIRLHGGDVLRKAVSDHDLATTAYFLDHGVDINYNKPNMVYPYQATPLTVATRLGNVAMVKYLVERGADVMVAERGGERPYTIAVSNKDAELAAYLKSLEPAEMHDVENRKYELQKYKLTEELIGFLTGEELRLELAENEYDIGFIDFFTLTDTIEMKIGRQKLLRLSAEIDNYSHLHLVWNPKKKGSIGCYDEEHKEYADLCSFTEFLAQPEVYLIKFMEGELVSM from the coding sequence ATGATCAAGTTGAAAGATATCGGAGCGTTCGAAGAGCTGCCAGAGATCGCGATGCATATTTATCAAGGAAATGTTCCTGCTTTGCAAGATGCTATTGCAGCAGGTTGGGATATAGAAGAGAGCTTCGTGCTTAGTAAATATACGACGATCAGCCCGTTGGATCTGGCACTTGTATCGGAGAAGCTAGAAGTTGTTAAGCTGCTGGTAGAGCACGGTGTCAATTTGAATGTGAAAAATAATCCCGCTTTTTTGATGGCAGTACGTTATTGCAAGGAAGAGATTGTTCGTTATGTTGCAGCGCAAGGCGCCAAGCTGGACATGCTCAATCAGGTGCGCTCAGGCGCTTATTCGCAGGCTTACTATGGCAACAAAAAGAACATCCCGCTCATTCAAGAGCTGGGACTGGATATAAGACTGCATGGCGGCGATGTATTGCGTAAAGCCGTGTCGGATCATGACCTTGCGACCACGGCTTATTTCCTCGATCATGGGGTGGACATCAATTATAACAAACCGAATATGGTGTATCCGTATCAAGCGACTCCATTAACAGTTGCCACACGCTTGGGGAATGTGGCCATGGTCAAGTATTTGGTTGAACGCGGTGCGGACGTTATGGTAGCGGAAAGGGGTGGCGAGCGGCCTTATACCATCGCGGTCAGCAATAAAGATGCGGAGTTGGCTGCGTATTTGAAATCGCTGGAACCTGCCGAGATGCATGATGTGGAGAACAGGAAGTACGAGCTGCAAAAATATAAACTGACCGAAGAACTGATTGGTTTTCTTACCGGAGAAGAGCTGCGTCTTGAGCTGGCGGAAAATGAGTATGACATTGGGTTTATCGACTTTTTTACATTGACCGATACGATTGAAATGAAAATCGGTCGGCAAAAGCTGCTGCGTTTGTCTGCCGAAATCGACAACTACTCCCATCTGCACCTTGTGTGGAATCCGAAGAAAAAAGGTAGCATCGGCTGCTATGATGAGGAGCATAAGGAGTATGCGGACTTGTGCAGTTTTACAGAGTTCCTCGCGCAGCCGGAGGTGTACCTGATCAAGTTTATGGAAGGCGAATTAGTTTCGATGTAA
- a CDS encoding ABC transporter ATP-binding protein: MKTVCELVDVSKRYEDHLVLEHVNLKVYEGEMLAITGKSGSGKTTVLNIMGLLEKPSGGTVKLFEKNSPRIGSAQANRLLRTKIGYLFQNYALIDDATVDYNLEIPLLYSRNSRKEKQKLKIDALEKVGLNIPLKQKTYGLSGGEQQRVAIARTLLKPCDLILADEPTGSLDMDNRNEIVKLLKGLNDDGKTIIIVTHDQYVAEACDRTIKLS; this comes from the coding sequence ATGAAAACGGTATGTGAGCTGGTGGACGTCAGCAAGCGCTATGAAGACCATTTGGTACTTGAACATGTGAATTTGAAGGTCTATGAGGGTGAAATGCTCGCCATTACTGGGAAAAGCGGCTCCGGAAAGACAACTGTTTTAAATATCATGGGATTGCTAGAAAAACCGAGTGGTGGCACTGTCAAACTGTTTGAAAAAAATAGTCCTCGGATTGGTTCAGCTCAAGCAAACAGGCTTCTTCGGACAAAGATCGGTTACTTGTTCCAAAATTACGCATTAATTGACGATGCAACAGTGGACTATAATCTTGAAATTCCGTTACTCTATTCAAGAAACTCGCGAAAGGAAAAGCAAAAGCTAAAAATCGATGCGCTTGAAAAAGTGGGTTTGAATATACCGCTTAAGCAAAAAACATACGGCTTGTCAGGCGGAGAGCAGCAGCGGGTAGCGATTGCGAGAACTTTATTAAAACCATGCGACCTCATCCTTGCTGATGAACCTACGGGCTCATTGGATATGGACAATAGAAACGAAATTGTTAAGCTTCTAAAAGGACTCAATGATGATGGCAAAACAATTATAATCGTTACGCATGATCAATACGTTGCGGAAGCGTGTGACAGAACCATAAAACTGTCGTAA
- a CDS encoding VOC family protein, translating to MKTNLIQKVGQIGIPVKNLEKAVHFYKEQLGLPLLFQTGNMAFFECNGLRLMLSLPEKEQFAHASSVIYFHVDDIQGAFEELKNRDVTFIDEPHLVAKMGQTETWMTFFKDTEGNTHALVSEVQGETV from the coding sequence ATGAAAACGAACCTGATTCAAAAAGTAGGGCAAATCGGCATCCCTGTCAAAAACCTGGAAAAAGCCGTCCATTTTTACAAAGAGCAGCTCGGGCTCCCTCTTTTGTTTCAGACAGGCAATATGGCGTTCTTTGAATGTAACGGACTTCGCCTCATGCTGAGCCTACCGGAAAAAGAGCAATTTGCACACGCCAGCTCCGTCATTTACTTTCACGTGGATGACATTCAAGGCGCTTTTGAAGAATTAAAAAATAGGGACGTTACGTTCATCGACGAGCCACATCTCGTAGCCAAAATGGGGCAAACGGAAACATGGATGACCTTCTTTAAAGACACAGAAGGGAATACACATGCCTTAGTGAGTGAAGTACAAGGAGAGACCGTTTGA
- a CDS encoding DUF1430 domain-containing protein: MKKTLSCLLVLVFAVSFLLVYNENYRNELDRMEKAGEGISKQFEIPNYANFAAPDEMYPILLEAAVDSKVNIFRTQIDYSVDDEAQIHKYVLLTNKTRLFDSFRLTTGKFLTAEDTQKSNSFLSTVDTGNQDQVGIIKSFGGHYLFEMKPLKTVYEHLPVAGEYFIEGTEERYNEFVDRVIQKIIANKLVGQGAVITTEDFKGQSYNSGEMEIEEDFFTYIKYVIITIVIIMLIYYIFNESKRIGVMKMHGLSNLYLWYLVVGRFITILFLLSASASVLAALLIKDTTVSFIGSVVISQLISFVIVTFISLFAYIYISRIKVVDVIKNRKQTNVIFALNTLLKIGCSIFLILVILSIWGQYHELSIKQENLKSWERSKDYGVFYPVKVGNDSEDVEKGSPKTTVTEVTGLYPLLNRMGALYINAIAYEQQSLILNRESSGIRSISVNLNYLQEFPVYDTQNNPVGISEGTSDFILLVPEKYRDKEKDILDYFKKIRKGRMEADENLFKVVIPDSVRNQQLTIIWTANDQKIFSFNPDVFRLENNMIVDPIIQVITEKNSLVADKANMMTGGGGRDPLKVKLINRDSQQTVKALEPEMKRLKLDDNLTTLISVDQYVIEQIYDLQKQRDQLLFLSIGLVAGLIVLVVQNLSVFFSKFQRRFIVRRLFGTGFIKTYKEYLWFLLATWVIQIGICFLINNGLATSVLEKAASVFAVATSIYQTIGSSDINVFAVGVGVMVIELMASVVALFVIERKNKVKVLKGGG, encoded by the coding sequence TTGAAAAAGACATTATCATGTTTGCTAGTTCTTGTTTTCGCGGTGTCTTTTCTATTGGTTTACAATGAAAACTATCGAAATGAACTTGATCGAATGGAAAAGGCAGGAGAGGGGATATCAAAGCAGTTTGAGATTCCCAACTATGCGAATTTTGCTGCACCAGATGAAATGTACCCGATCTTACTCGAAGCAGCCGTCGACAGCAAGGTCAATATCTTCCGAACACAGATAGACTACAGTGTAGATGACGAGGCTCAAATTCACAAATACGTGCTGCTGACAAACAAAACCCGGTTGTTTGATTCCTTTCGATTAACAACGGGCAAGTTTTTGACCGCGGAAGACACGCAGAAGAGCAACTCCTTTCTATCTACGGTAGATACCGGTAATCAGGATCAGGTGGGTATCATCAAGAGTTTTGGTGGTCATTACCTTTTTGAAATGAAACCGCTTAAGACTGTTTATGAACATCTTCCAGTAGCAGGCGAGTATTTTATCGAGGGGACTGAAGAACGGTACAATGAGTTTGTTGACCGTGTCATTCAAAAAATAATTGCTAATAAACTGGTTGGCCAAGGGGCCGTGATAACTACTGAAGATTTCAAGGGTCAATCATACAATTCTGGAGAAATGGAAATCGAGGAAGATTTCTTTACATACATCAAGTACGTAATAATTACCATCGTGATCATTATGCTCATCTACTACATATTTAATGAATCCAAGCGGATCGGCGTTATGAAGATGCATGGATTGTCTAACTTATATCTCTGGTATCTGGTCGTAGGGAGATTCATTACCATTCTTTTTCTTCTTTCAGCATCAGCCTCCGTACTTGCGGCCTTGCTAATTAAGGACACAACTGTTTCATTCATCGGAAGTGTTGTCATTTCCCAGTTGATTAGTTTTGTCATTGTCACTTTCATTTCACTTTTCGCCTACATTTATATTTCTAGGATCAAGGTAGTTGATGTAATCAAAAATCGCAAACAAACGAATGTCATTTTTGCGTTGAACACCCTGCTCAAGATCGGATGCTCCATCTTTCTGATATTAGTCATCCTATCAATTTGGGGTCAGTATCATGAATTGAGCATCAAGCAGGAAAATCTGAAGAGTTGGGAGCGTAGCAAGGATTATGGTGTGTTCTATCCCGTAAAGGTTGGGAATGATTCGGAGGATGTAGAGAAAGGTTCACCAAAAACGACGGTAACTGAAGTGACAGGCCTTTACCCTCTACTCAATCGAATGGGAGCCTTATACATCAACGCGATAGCGTATGAGCAACAATCACTTATTCTTAACAGGGAGTCTAGCGGTATACGTTCTATTTCTGTAAACCTTAATTATTTGCAAGAGTTTCCCGTGTATGATACTCAAAACAATCCTGTGGGAATATCAGAAGGGACAAGCGATTTCATTTTGCTTGTACCTGAAAAATATCGTGATAAAGAAAAAGATATTCTGGATTACTTTAAGAAAATCAGAAAGGGTCGTATGGAAGCGGATGAAAATCTGTTTAAAGTAGTGATTCCCGACAGCGTAAGGAATCAACAGCTTACCATCATTTGGACTGCGAATGACCAGAAAATTTTCAGCTTCAACCCTGATGTATTTCGCTTAGAAAACAATATGATTGTAGATCCGATCATCCAAGTGATCACCGAGAAAAACAGTCTTGTTGCAGATAAAGCAAACATGATGACTGGTGGTGGAGGGCGGGATCCTTTGAAGGTGAAGTTGATCAATAGAGACAGTCAGCAGACAGTAAAGGCGCTGGAGCCAGAAATGAAAAGGCTCAAACTCGATGACAACCTGACCACCCTGATATCTGTTGACCAGTATGTTATCGAGCAGATATACGATCTACAAAAGCAGAGGGACCAGCTTTTGTTCCTTAGCATCGGATTGGTAGCGGGATTAATCGTGTTGGTTGTGCAGAATCTGAGCGTATTCTTCAGTAAATTTCAACGAAGATTTATCGTTCGCAGATTATTTGGTACCGGTTTTATTAAAACATACAAAGAGTATTTGTGGTTTTTACTAGCGACATGGGTGATTCAAATCGGTATCTGTTTTCTTATTAACAATGGGCTGGCAACTAGTGTGTTGGAGAAGGCGGCAAGCGTATTTGCAGTGGCGACATCCATCTATCAGACAATCGGGTCATCTGACATCAACGTGTTTGCAGTAGGGGTTGGAGTGATGGTAATTGAATTGATGGCATCTGTTGTTGCACTCTTCGTTATCGAACGGAAAAACAAAGTGAAAGTCCTGAAAGGAGGGGGTTGA
- a CDS encoding lactococcin 972 family bacteriocin, producing the protein MQGKKYKELKEMEILLKKSMVGVIAALTLAMGSQAMAAEEIQTKGKVELVNSKVSPFAVENVGGGTWDYGTKNSGSQKHCWSHYNHPENYHSSTAKVGSSTDKAYADAGEYSKADAYGPKDKTGYAYWDNEATPPK; encoded by the coding sequence GTGCAAGGCAAAAAATACAAAGAATTGAAGGAGATGGAAATTTTGTTGAAGAAAAGTATGGTAGGCGTAATTGCAGCACTTACTTTGGCAATGGGTTCTCAGGCGATGGCGGCAGAAGAAATTCAGACAAAAGGCAAGGTTGAACTAGTCAACTCTAAGGTGTCTCCGTTCGCGGTAGAAAACGTTGGTGGCGGTACCTGGGATTACGGCACAAAGAACTCTGGTTCGCAAAAGCACTGCTGGTCCCATTACAATCACCCGGAGAACTATCACTCTTCGACAGCTAAGGTAGGAAGCAGCACTGATAAGGCTTATGCGGACGCTGGTGAGTATTCAAAGGCAGATGCTTACGGACCAAAAGATAAAACCGGGTATGCATACTGGGATAACGAGGCAACTCCACCTAAATAA